One genomic segment of Chitinibacter sp. FCG-7 includes these proteins:
- the rpoB gene encoding DNA-directed RNA polymerase subunit beta has product MKYSFTEKKRIRKSFAKRASVLEVPFLLATQIDSYSEYLQLGVPIEARREIGLQAAFNSIFPIVSHNEYARLEFVHYSLGEPAFDVKECQQRGITFAAPLRARVRLVIMDRESSKPTIKEVKEQDVYFGEIPLMTRNGSFVINGTERVIVSQLHRSPGVFFEHDKGKTHSSGKLLFSARIIPYRGSWLDFEFDPKDLLFFRIDRRRKMPVSILLKALGYTPEQILAEFFDTDTFYLTEDGVFWHLQSDRLRGEVAKFDIVADDGKVLAQKDKRITAKTIRDINNAGMTRVQVPLDYTYGRVLAKDVISPETGEVVAKANEEITEDLLVKLDANEVKEITTLYINDLDQGGFISSTLRTDDTQDQWQARVAIYRMMRPGEPPTEDAVQALFNGLFFSEDRYDLSAVGRMKFNSRAYPDRLDEKAPGWQRRFYERVGGKGITGPGILSTEDIIAVIGILLELRNSRGEVDDIDHLGNRRVRSVGELAENQFRAGLVRVERAVKERLSQAESDNLMPHDLINAKPVSAAVKEFFGSSQLSQFMDQTNPLSEITHKRRVSALGPGGLTRERAGFEVRDVHPTHYGRVCPIETPEGPNIGLINSLSCYARTNEYGFLETPYRKVVDGKVTAEIEYLSAIQEGKYVIAQANAQTDDENNLTDELVTCREAGETIVATPDRVQFMDVAPSQIVSVAASLIPFLEHDDANRALMGANMQRQAVPCLRAEKPFVGTGIERTCATDSGTAVTALRGGVVDYVDATRIVVRVNNDEVIAGEAGVDIYNLVKFTRSNQNTNTNQRPIVKKGDLLAKGDVVADGASTDLGELALGQNMTIAFMPWNGYNFEDSILISEKVIADDRYTSIHIEELNVMARDTKLGPEEITRDISNLSERMLGRLDDAGVVYIGAEVEAGDVLVGKVTPKGETQLTPEEKLLRAIFGEKASDVKDTSLRVPSGMTGTVIDVQVFTREGIERDKRAQAIIEEQLRRYRQDLNDQLRIVEADLFKRIEEMLVGKVANGGPKKLAKGATVTADYLADLPSKHDWFDIRLSDEESARQLEANKDLIAQTKAEFELRFEDKKRKLTQGDELPPGVIKMVKVYVAVKRRLQPGDKMAGRHGNKGVVSKILPVEDLPHMADGTPVDIVLNPLGVPSRMNIGQILEVHLGWAAKGIGQRINAMLREQQNTAEVRAYLEKIYNTNGKSEDIAGLDDGEVLELAKGLSTGMTFASPVFDGAKESEIGEMLDLAYPDSDARTQQLAFNSSKTQMQLFDGRTGEPFERKVTVGVMHYLKLHHLVDDKMHARSTGPYSLVTQQPLGGKAQFGGQRFGEMEVWALEAYGAAYTLQEMLTVKSDDVNGRTKVYENIVKGDHRIDAGMPESFNVLVKEIRSLGIDIDLETY; this is encoded by the coding sequence ATGAAATACTCGTTCACTGAGAAGAAACGCATTCGCAAGAGTTTTGCGAAGCGGGCAAGTGTCCTTGAAGTGCCGTTTCTGTTGGCTACTCAGATCGACTCTTATTCCGAATACCTGCAACTAGGCGTGCCGATTGAGGCGCGTCGTGAAATTGGTCTGCAGGCTGCGTTTAACTCAATTTTCCCGATTGTTTCGCACAACGAATATGCACGCCTTGAGTTTGTGCATTACTCATTGGGTGAACCTGCCTTTGACGTGAAGGAATGTCAGCAACGTGGTATCACGTTTGCCGCGCCTTTGCGCGCCCGTGTTCGTCTGGTGATTATGGATCGCGAATCCTCAAAACCAACGATCAAGGAAGTGAAAGAGCAGGACGTGTATTTCGGTGAAATTCCGTTGATGACACGTAACGGCTCGTTCGTGATCAACGGTACCGAGCGTGTGATTGTGTCTCAGTTGCACCGCTCTCCGGGTGTGTTCTTCGAGCATGACAAGGGTAAAACCCACAGCTCGGGTAAATTGCTGTTCTCGGCTCGTATTATTCCTTACCGTGGTTCATGGCTGGATTTCGAGTTTGATCCGAAAGATTTGCTGTTCTTCCGTATCGACCGCCGTCGCAAAATGCCGGTGTCTATCCTGCTCAAAGCACTGGGGTATACGCCTGAACAGATTCTGGCTGAATTCTTTGACACAGATACCTTCTACCTAACTGAAGATGGTGTGTTCTGGCATTTGCAGTCTGATCGCTTGCGTGGCGAAGTGGCCAAGTTTGATATCGTTGCTGACGATGGCAAAGTTCTGGCACAAAAAGACAAGCGCATCACAGCTAAAACCATTCGTGATATCAACAATGCCGGCATGACGCGTGTTCAAGTTCCGCTTGATTACACGTATGGCCGTGTATTGGCTAAAGATGTGATTAGCCCGGAAACGGGTGAAGTGGTCGCTAAGGCCAATGAAGAAATTACTGAAGACTTGCTGGTGAAGTTGGATGCCAACGAAGTGAAAGAAATCACGACGTTGTACATCAATGACCTCGACCAAGGTGGCTTCATTTCTTCGACTTTGCGTACCGATGATACGCAAGATCAATGGCAAGCCCGTGTGGCGATCTATCGCATGATGCGTCCAGGCGAGCCGCCAACTGAAGACGCAGTACAAGCCTTGTTCAATGGTTTGTTCTTCTCGGAAGATCGTTACGATCTGTCTGCAGTTGGCCGCATGAAATTTAACAGCCGTGCTTATCCGGATCGTCTGGATGAAAAAGCGCCGGGCTGGCAGCGTCGTTTCTACGAGCGCGTAGGTGGCAAAGGCATTACTGGCCCAGGCATTCTGTCGACTGAAGACATCATTGCTGTAATCGGTATCTTGCTTGAGCTGCGTAATAGCCGTGGCGAAGTCGATGACATCGATCACTTGGGTAACCGTCGTGTGCGTTCGGTCGGTGAGTTGGCTGAGAACCAATTCCGCGCTGGTCTGGTTCGTGTTGAGCGTGCAGTGAAAGAGCGTCTGTCGCAAGCTGAATCAGACAACCTAATGCCACATGATCTGATCAATGCCAAACCTGTATCAGCAGCAGTGAAAGAGTTCTTTGGTTCGTCACAGCTGTCGCAATTTATGGACCAAACGAATCCATTGTCTGAAATCACGCACAAACGTCGTGTTTCTGCTCTGGGTCCAGGCGGTTTGACGCGCGAACGCGCAGGCTTTGAGGTTCGTGACGTACATCCAACGCACTACGGTCGCGTATGTCCGATTGAGACACCAGAGGGTCCAAACATTGGTTTGATCAACTCTCTGTCTTGCTACGCACGTACTAATGAATATGGTTTCCTTGAAACGCCATACCGCAAAGTGGTTGACGGCAAGGTAACCGCTGAAATCGAATACCTGTCGGCGATTCAGGAAGGTAAATACGTTATTGCTCAGGCCAATGCCCAGACTGATGACGAAAACAATCTGACTGACGAATTGGTCACTTGCCGTGAAGCGGGCGAAACGATTGTGGCGACGCCAGATCGCGTTCAATTCATGGACGTTGCGCCTAGCCAGATCGTATCGGTTGCCGCTTCATTGATTCCATTCCTGGAACACGATGACGCCAACCGTGCATTGATGGGCGCCAACATGCAGCGTCAGGCAGTACCTTGCTTGCGTGCAGAAAAACCATTCGTGGGTACCGGTATCGAGCGCACATGTGCGACTGACTCAGGCACGGCGGTCACTGCTTTGCGCGGCGGCGTGGTTGATTACGTTGATGCGACTCGTATCGTTGTTCGTGTAAACAATGACGAAGTGATTGCGGGTGAAGCCGGTGTAGATATCTACAACTTGGTTAAATTTACCCGCTCTAATCAGAATACCAACACCAACCAGCGTCCAATCGTGAAGAAAGGCGATTTGCTGGCTAAAGGTGATGTGGTTGCTGACGGCGCGTCAACTGACCTGGGTGAATTGGCGCTGGGTCAAAATATGACCATCGCCTTCATGCCTTGGAATGGTTACAACTTCGAGGATTCGATTCTGATCTCCGAGAAGGTCATTGCTGATGATCGTTACACTTCGATCCACATCGAAGAATTGAACGTGATGGCGCGTGACACCAAGCTGGGCCCTGAAGAAATTACCCGCGATATTTCAAACTTGTCTGAGCGTATGCTGGGTCGTTTGGATGATGCAGGTGTGGTTTACATCGGTGCTGAAGTTGAAGCTGGTGATGTTCTGGTTGGTAAAGTAACGCCTAAAGGCGAAACTCAACTTACGCCAGAAGAAAAACTGCTGCGTGCGATCTTCGGTGAAAAAGCGTCTGACGTGAAAGACACGTCGCTGCGCGTGCCATCAGGCATGACCGGTACGGTGATCGACGTTCAAGTATTTACCCGTGAAGGGATTGAGCGTGATAAACGTGCTCAAGCGATTATCGAAGAGCAATTGCGTCGTTACCGCCAAGACTTGAATGACCAGTTGCGTATCGTTGAAGCCGACTTGTTCAAGCGTATTGAAGAGATGCTGGTTGGTAAAGTAGCCAACGGCGGCCCGAAAAAACTCGCTAAAGGTGCGACGGTGACTGCTGACTACTTGGCAGATTTGCCAAGCAAGCATGACTGGTTTGATATCCGTTTGTCTGACGAAGAAAGCGCACGACAGCTTGAAGCGAATAAAGACCTGATCGCCCAGACTAAAGCCGAGTTTGAACTGCGTTTCGAAGATAAAAAACGTAAATTGACGCAAGGTGACGAATTGCCACCAGGCGTGATCAAAATGGTTAAAGTTTACGTTGCGGTGAAACGTCGTCTGCAACCCGGCGATAAGATGGCCGGTCGTCACGGTAACAAGGGTGTGGTATCGAAGATCCTGCCAGTTGAAGACTTGCCACACATGGCCGACGGTACGCCAGTGGATATCGTGTTGAACCCATTGGGCGTTCCATCACGTATGAATATTGGTCAGATCTTGGAAGTTCACCTCGGTTGGGCGGCGAAAGGAATTGGTCAACGCATTAATGCGATGTTGCGCGAACAGCAAAACACCGCCGAAGTGCGCGCTTACCTTGAGAAAATCTACAACACCAATGGCAAGTCAGAAGACATCGCAGGTCTGGATGATGGCGAAGTGTTGGAGTTGGCCAAAGGTCTGAGCACCGGTATGACTTTTGCGAGCCCGGTATTTGACGGCGCGAAAGAAAGCGAAATCGGTGAAATGCTCGATCTGGCTTATCCAGATTCAGATGCGCGTACGCAGCAACTGGCGTTTAACTCCAGCAAGACCCAGATGCAGCTGTTTGATGGCCGCACGGGTGAGCCGTTTGAACGTAAAGTCACTGTGGGTGTAATGCATTACTTGAAACTGCACCACTTGGTGGATGACAAGATGCACGCGCGTTCGACGGGGCCATACTCTCTGGTAACGCAACAACCATTGGGCGGTAAAGCTCAGTTCGGTGGTCAGCGTTTCGGTGAGATGGAGGTTTGGGCACTGGAAGCTTACGGCGCAGCGTACACCTTGCAAGAGATGTTGACTGTGAAGTCCGACGACGTGAATGGTCGTACCAAAGTATACGAAAACATTGTGAAGGGTGATCACCGCATTGATGCTGGCATGCCAGAGTCATTCAATGTATTGGTTAAGGAAATCCGCTCGCTCGGTATCGATATCGATCTGGAAACCTATTGA
- the rplJ gene encoding 50S ribosomal protein L10, which translates to MSLNLDDKKAVVAEIAAVVANAQTIVIAEYRGIEVSSMTELRKQARESGVYLRVLKNTLARRAVQGTPFAELADQMVGPLVYGISEDPVAAAKLLHTFAKKDDKIVLKAGSYDGKVMDAAAVAALASVPSREELLSKLLYVMQAPVAGFVRGLAALAEKKGEGSAAPAAEAAPAEATEA; encoded by the coding sequence TTGAGTCTAAATCTTGACGACAAAAAAGCGGTAGTGGCTGAGATTGCAGCAGTAGTTGCAAATGCTCAAACCATCGTGATCGCTGAATATCGTGGTATCGAGGTTTCCAGCATGACTGAACTGCGCAAACAAGCGCGTGAGTCAGGCGTTTACCTGCGTGTTTTGAAAAACACGCTGGCACGTCGTGCGGTACAAGGAACTCCGTTTGCCGAATTGGCTGATCAAATGGTCGGTCCTTTGGTTTACGGTATTTCCGAAGACCCAGTTGCTGCTGCTAAGTTGCTGCACACATTCGCGAAAAAAGACGACAAAATCGTTCTGAAAGCGGGTTCTTATGATGGCAAAGTTATGGATGCTGCAGCAGTTGCTGCCTTGGCATCAGTACCAAGCCGCGAAGAATTGCTCTCGAAACTTCTCTACGTTATGCAAGCACCGGTGGCTGGCTTTGTCCGCGGCCTGGCAGCTCTGGCAGAGAAGAAAGGCGAGGGCTCAGCCGCTCCTGCAGCCGAAGCGGCTCCAGCAGAAGCGACAGAAGCTTAA
- the rpoC gene encoding DNA-directed RNA polymerase subunit beta' has product MKGLLELFKQVAQDEEFDAIKIGLASPEKIRSWSFGEVKKPETINYRTFKPERDGLFCARIFGPIKDYECLCGKYKRLKHRGVICEKCGVEVTLSKVRRERMGHIELASPVAHIWFLKSLPSRLGMVLDIALRDIERVLYFEAFIVIEPGMTPLQRGQLLTEEDYFSKVEEYGDEFVAMMGAEAVRELLKSMDVDQEISRLRSELESTGSETKIKKIAKRLKVLEAFERSGIKPEWMILEVLPVLPPELRPLVPLDGGRFATSDLNDLYRRVINRNNRLKRLLELRAPEIIVRNEKRMLQESVDSLLDNGRRGKAMTGANKRPLKSLADMIKGKGGRFRQNLLGKRVDYSGRSVITVGPTLRLHQCGLPKLMALELFKPFIFHKLEVMGLATTIKAAKKMVESQEPVVWDILEDVIREHPVLLNRAPTLHRLGIQAFEPTLIEGKAIQLHPLVCAAFNADFDGDQMAVHVPLSLEAQMEARTLMLASNNVLAPANGEPIIVPSQDIVLGLYYMTREAKYAKGERLNDDGQRLTIFSNVSEALRAYANKDVTLQTRVSIRLKEWFKNESGEWESKMVRRDTTVGRAILSEILPKGLDFSHIDKSLKKKEIGKLINASFRRCGLKDTVVFADQLMYTGFSYSTRGGISICVDDMLVPAKKVELLAAAQSEVKEIEQQYSSGLVTQGERYNKVVDIWGRAGDQIAKAMMDQLGKEPVLDANGKQDEQESFNSIYMMADSGARGSAAQIRQLAGMRGLMAKPDGSIIEMPITTNFREGLTVLQYFISTHGARKGLADTALKTANSGYLTRRLVDVTQDLVVIEDDCGTKNGVAMKAVVQGGDVVEALRERILGRVVVKDVVDPSSQETLFEAGYLLNEDAVDEIELRGVDEVVVRTPLSCETRYGLCAKCYGRDLGRGHLVNSGEAVGVIAAQSIGEPGTQLTMRTFHIGGAASRAAAANQVEAKSSGNIAYSSNMRYVTNAKGEPVVIARSAEVLILDDNGRERETHKVPYGATLTVKDGDVIKAGTVLGTWDPHSRPIITEYSGTVKFENVEEGMTVVKQVDDVTGLSTLVVIASKAKVTSSKGLRPLVKLIDEFGNEMKLAGTDTPVTISFQVGSIITVKDGQQVGVGDVLARIPQESAKTRDITGGLPRVAELFEARSPKDAGMLAEVTGTASFGKDTKGKQRLVLTDLEGVAHEYLISKDKHVMVHDGQVVNRGETIVDGPIDPHDILRLQGIEALARYIVHEVQEVYRLQGVKINDKHIEVIVRQMLRRVVISDSGGSDFILGEQVERAEVLIANDKLAAEGKELAKYDNILLGITKASLSTDSFISAASFQETTRVLTEAAIMGKVDDLRGLKENVIVGRLIPAGTGLAYHKNRKRLQSKVESLLPFAEVAAEVMAESSGEVSE; this is encoded by the coding sequence ATGAAAGGCTTACTCGAACTCTTCAAGCAAGTCGCACAAGACGAAGAATTTGACGCGATTAAAATCGGGCTCGCATCGCCTGAGAAAATCCGTTCTTGGTCTTTTGGCGAAGTGAAGAAGCCAGAAACCATCAACTATCGTACGTTCAAGCCTGAGCGTGATGGTCTATTTTGTGCTCGTATTTTTGGCCCAATTAAAGATTACGAATGTTTGTGCGGTAAGTACAAACGTCTGAAACACCGTGGCGTGATTTGTGAAAAATGTGGCGTTGAGGTGACTTTGTCTAAAGTCCGTCGCGAACGCATGGGTCACATTGAGCTGGCTAGTCCAGTTGCGCACATCTGGTTCCTGAAGTCATTGCCATCTCGTTTGGGTATGGTATTGGATATCGCTTTGCGCGATATCGAGCGTGTACTGTATTTCGAAGCGTTCATCGTGATCGAGCCAGGCATGACGCCGCTGCAGCGTGGCCAATTGCTGACTGAAGAAGACTACTTCTCTAAAGTCGAAGAATACGGCGATGAATTTGTCGCAATGATGGGCGCTGAAGCGGTTCGCGAATTGCTCAAGTCGATGGACGTTGATCAAGAGATCAGCCGTCTGCGTTCTGAGTTGGAAAGCACCGGCTCTGAAACTAAGATCAAGAAAATTGCGAAACGCTTGAAAGTATTGGAAGCGTTTGAGCGTTCAGGTATCAAACCTGAGTGGATGATTTTGGAAGTATTGCCAGTCTTGCCGCCAGAATTGCGTCCCTTGGTGCCATTGGATGGCGGTCGTTTTGCGACTTCCGATCTGAATGATCTGTATCGCCGCGTGATTAACCGTAATAACCGTCTGAAACGTCTGCTCGAATTGCGCGCGCCTGAAATCATCGTTCGCAACGAAAAGCGTATGTTGCAAGAGTCGGTTGACTCATTGCTCGATAACGGCCGTCGCGGTAAAGCGATGACTGGCGCGAACAAGCGTCCGCTGAAGTCACTGGCTGACATGATCAAAGGTAAGGGCGGTCGTTTCCGTCAGAACTTGCTGGGTAAACGTGTTGACTACTCAGGTCGTTCGGTGATTACCGTAGGCCCAACTTTGCGCCTGCATCAGTGCGGCCTGCCAAAGTTAATGGCATTGGAATTGTTCAAACCGTTCATTTTCCATAAATTGGAAGTGATGGGTCTAGCAACGACGATTAAAGCCGCGAAGAAAATGGTTGAAAGCCAAGAGCCGGTAGTTTGGGATATCTTGGAAGACGTGATCCGCGAGCATCCGGTTCTGCTCAACCGTGCGCCAACGCTGCACCGTTTGGGTATTCAAGCGTTTGAACCGACGCTGATCGAAGGTAAAGCGATTCAGTTGCACCCGCTGGTTTGTGCGGCATTCAATGCCGACTTTGACGGTGACCAGATGGCGGTTCACGTTCCATTGTCGCTGGAAGCGCAAATGGAAGCGCGTACGCTGATGTTGGCGTCGAATAACGTATTGGCACCAGCCAATGGCGAGCCAATCATCGTACCGTCGCAGGACATCGTCTTGGGTCTGTACTACATGACTCGCGAAGCGAAATACGCCAAAGGCGAGCGTTTGAACGACGATGGTCAGCGTCTGACTATCTTCTCTAACGTGTCTGAAGCCTTGCGCGCATACGCTAACAAAGATGTAACACTGCAAACTCGTGTTTCAATTCGCCTGAAAGAATGGTTCAAAAATGAATCTGGCGAATGGGAAAGCAAGATGGTTCGTCGTGATACGACGGTTGGCCGCGCGATCTTGTCTGAAATCCTGCCAAAAGGTCTGGATTTCTCGCATATCGACAAGTCATTGAAGAAAAAAGAAATTGGTAAGCTGATCAATGCCTCTTTCCGCCGCTGCGGTTTGAAAGATACAGTCGTATTTGCTGACCAATTGATGTACACCGGTTTCTCATACTCTACGCGTGGCGGTATCTCGATTTGCGTCGATGATATGTTGGTTCCTGCGAAGAAAGTTGAGTTGCTGGCGGCTGCGCAATCTGAAGTGAAAGAGATCGAGCAGCAATACAGCTCAGGTCTGGTAACTCAGGGCGAGCGTTACAATAAGGTTGTCGATATCTGGGGCCGTGCCGGTGATCAGATCGCGAAAGCGATGATGGATCAACTAGGTAAAGAGCCAGTACTTGACGCCAATGGCAAGCAAGATGAGCAAGAGTCGTTCAACTCGATTTACATGATGGCTGACTCAGGTGCCCGTGGTTCGGCAGCGCAGATTCGTCAGTTGGCTGGTATGCGTGGTCTGATGGCTAAGCCTGATGGCTCGATTATCGAGATGCCGATTACGACCAACTTCCGTGAAGGTTTGACGGTACTTCAGTACTTCATCTCAACACACGGTGCACGTAAAGGTCTGGCGGATACGGCATTGAAGACAGCGAACTCGGGTTACCTGACTCGTCGTCTGGTCGATGTGACGCAAGACTTGGTGGTGATCGAAGATGATTGCGGCACGAAGAACGGTGTAGCGATGAAAGCTGTGGTTCAAGGTGGTGACGTTGTTGAAGCCTTGCGCGAGCGTATCTTGGGTCGTGTAGTGGTTAAAGACGTGGTTGATCCATCGTCACAAGAAACATTGTTTGAAGCGGGCTACCTGCTCAATGAAGACGCGGTAGATGAAATCGAACTGCGTGGTGTTGATGAGGTGGTTGTACGTACGCCGCTGTCGTGTGAAACCCGCTATGGCCTGTGCGCCAAGTGTTATGGCCGCGATCTGGGTCGTGGTCATCTGGTTAATAGTGGTGAAGCAGTGGGTGTTATTGCTGCTCAGTCAATCGGTGAGCCTGGTACTCAGTTGACGATGCGTACCTTCCACATCGGTGGTGCGGCATCTCGAGCTGCAGCGGCCAATCAGGTTGAAGCTAAATCTAGCGGTAATATCGCTTATAGCTCCAACATGCGCTATGTGACCAATGCGAAAGGTGAGCCTGTTGTTATCGCTCGTTCGGCCGAAGTGCTGATCTTGGATGACAATGGTCGCGAACGTGAAACGCATAAAGTACCTTATGGTGCAACGCTGACAGTAAAAGACGGCGATGTCATCAAGGCTGGTACTGTGTTGGGTACTTGGGATCCTCACTCGCGTCCAATCATTACTGAGTACTCAGGTACAGTGAAGTTTGAAAACGTTGAAGAAGGCATGACCGTTGTTAAGCAAGTCGATGATGTAACAGGTTTGTCGACGTTGGTGGTTATTGCTTCTAAAGCGAAAGTAACTTCAAGCAAAGGTCTGCGTCCATTGGTGAAATTGATCGATGAATTTGGCAATGAAATGAAGCTGGCTGGTACTGATACGCCAGTAACAATTTCGTTCCAGGTTGGCTCGATTATTACTGTGAAAGATGGCCAGCAAGTTGGTGTGGGTGATGTATTGGCTCGTATTCCACAGGAATCAGCTAAGACTCGTGATATTACTGGTGGTCTGCCACGTGTGGCTGAGCTGTTTGAAGCTCGCTCACCAAAAGACGCGGGTATGCTGGCCGAAGTCACTGGTACTGCAAGCTTTGGTAAAGATACCAAAGGTAAGCAGCGTCTCGTATTGACTGATCTGGAAGGCGTAGCCCATGAGTATCTGATCTCCAAAGATAAGCATGTGATGGTGCACGATGGTCAGGTGGTGAATCGTGGTGAGACGATTGTTGACGGCCCGATTGATCCGCACGATATCTTGCGTCTGCAAGGTATTGAAGCTCTGGCGCGTTATATCGTTCATGAAGTGCAAGAGGTTTACCGCTTGCAGGGTGTGAAGATTAATGACAAGCACATTGAAGTAATTGTGCGTCAGATGTTGCGCCGTGTTGTGATTTCTGACTCTGGTGGTTCAGATTTCATCTTGGGTGAGCAGGTTGAGCGTGCTGAAGTGCTGATTGCCAATGACAAATTGGCTGCTGAAGGTAAAGAGTTGGCCAAGTACGACAATATCTTGCTGGGTATCACGAAAGCATCGTTGTCGACCGATTCGTTCATTTCAGCTGCTTCGTTCCAGGAAACAACTCGCGTTCTGACCGAAGCTGCCATTATGGGTAAAGTGGATGATCTGCGTGGTTTGAAAGAAAACGTGATCGTCGGTCGCTTGATCCCAGCTGGTACAGGTTTGGCTTATCACAAAAACCGTAAGCGTCTGCAAAGCAAGGTAGAATCATTGCTGCCTTTTGCCGAAGTCGCTGCTGAGGTGATGGCCGAATCTTCAGGAGAGGTGTCGGAGTAA
- the rplL gene encoding 50S ribosomal protein L7/L12 produces MAVSKEDILDAVGALTVLELNDLVKAFEEKFGVSAAAVAVAGPAAGGAAAAAEEKTEFDVILTGAGAQKVGVIKVVREVTGLGLKEAKDLVDGAPKPVKEGVSKADADAIAKKLIEAGATAEVK; encoded by the coding sequence ATGGCCGTATCTAAAGAAGATATCCTTGACGCAGTAGGTGCTTTGACTGTTCTGGAACTGAATGACTTGGTAAAAGCATTCGAAGAAAAATTTGGTGTTTCTGCTGCTGCTGTTGCTGTAGCTGGCCCAGCTGCTGGCGGCGCTGCTGCTGCTGCTGAAGAAAAAACTGAATTCGACGTTATCCTGACTGGCGCTGGCGCTCAGAAAGTTGGCGTGATTAAAGTTGTTCGTGAAGTAACTGGTCTGGGCTTGAAAGAAGCTAAAGACTTGGTTGACGGCGCACCAAAACCAGTTAAAGAAGGCGTTTCTAAAGCTGACGCTGACGCTATCGCTAAGAAATTGATCGAAGCTGGCGCAACTGCTGAAGTTAAGTAA
- the rplA gene encoding 50S ribosomal protein L1, which yields MAKVSKRLAALRATVDSNKLYAIDEAIALVKGAATAKFNESIDVSFNLGVDPRKSDQVVRGAVVLPKGTGKSVRVAVFTQGANAEAAKAAGADVVGFEDLAEQVKAGNMDFDVVIASPDAMRIVGTLGQILGPRGLMPNPKVGTVTPNVAEAVKNAKAGQVQYRTDKGGIVHATLGRASFEAADLRENLAALVDALQKAKPASSKGVYFKKIAVSSTMGLGVRVDTSSVL from the coding sequence ATGGCTAAGGTTTCTAAACGTCTTGCAGCATTGCGCGCAACTGTTGATAGCAACAAACTGTACGCAATCGACGAAGCAATTGCTTTGGTAAAAGGTGCAGCGACTGCCAAATTTAACGAATCTATCGATGTTTCGTTCAATTTGGGCGTTGATCCACGTAAATCTGACCAGGTTGTTCGTGGTGCTGTAGTTTTGCCTAAAGGTACCGGTAAATCAGTACGCGTTGCTGTGTTTACACAAGGTGCTAATGCAGAGGCGGCCAAAGCTGCTGGTGCAGACGTAGTTGGTTTTGAAGATCTGGCTGAACAAGTTAAAGCTGGCAATATGGATTTTGACGTGGTGATCGCGTCTCCAGATGCTATGCGTATCGTTGGTACTTTGGGTCAAATCTTGGGTCCACGCGGCCTGATGCCAAACCCAAAAGTAGGTACTGTAACGCCTAACGTTGCTGAAGCAGTTAAAAATGCGAAAGCAGGTCAGGTTCAATACCGTACTGACAAAGGCGGTATCGTTCACGCTACATTGGGTCGCGCTTCTTTTGAAGCTGCTGATCTGCGCGAAAACTTGGCCGCTCTGGTTGATGCTTTGCAAAAAGCTAAACCAGCAAGCTCAAAAGGCGTGTACTTCAAGAAAATCGCAGTTTCAAGCACGATGGGCCTGGGTGTTCGCGTAGACACTTCGTCTGTCCTGTAA
- the rplK gene encoding 50S ribosomal protein L11 yields the protein MAKKIIGYIKLQVPAGKANPSPPIGPALGQRGLNIMEFCKAFNAATQGVEPGLPIPVVITAFADKSFTFVMKSPPATILLKKAAGITKGSPKPHTDKVGKVTRAQLEEIVKTKQADLTGGDLDAAVRTIAGSARSIGIEVEGV from the coding sequence GTGGCAAAAAAAATCATTGGCTACATCAAGCTGCAAGTGCCAGCTGGTAAAGCAAATCCATCGCCTCCAATTGGTCCAGCTCTGGGTCAGCGCGGCTTGAACATCATGGAATTTTGTAAAGCGTTCAACGCTGCAACTCAAGGCGTTGAGCCAGGCTTGCCAATTCCAGTTGTGATTACTGCCTTTGCAGACAAATCATTCACTTTTGTAATGAAATCGCCTCCAGCAACTATCTTGCTGAAAAAAGCGGCGGGCATTACTAAAGGCTCGCCAAAGCCACATACCGATAAAGTAGGTAAAGTGACTCGCGCTCAACTCGAAGAAATCGTAAAAACCAAGCAAGCTGATTTGACTGGTGGCGATTTGGATGCTGCTGTTCGTACGATTGCTGGTTCAGCTCGTTCGATTGGTATCGAAGTGGAGGGCGTGTAA